From Penicillium psychrofluorescens genome assembly, chromosome: 1, one genomic window encodes:
- a CDS encoding uncharacterized protein (ID:PFLUO_000024-T1.cds;~source:funannotate): MTTLGRGQRPSHSSETIIDLTMDDTQENHIIPHKLGDEPLANIVTHPFISSIIPQKRNARESPKATRTTRTRSSSRARSVGSGKMSAADRLGSSSPTTTTQIKKPVRVVIPRPSPELQRRIEETEKDSSSYIGVSNNFFPTDHFEQMAAQRTYPQAKPRDPASKIPLEMSPGPWPLAQIGLVDATESIRRTLKFKLSVIDGPQISYDMEDVKNLPYLATNFDFINDYKLQKDVKTIPSEFVGGCGCSPACFLKCTCLDRTEETEEPIVPYSIIYGLLTAELLNRDAMIYECNPKCDCSSSKSKCWNHIVQKGRTNRLEIFHTGNHGFGLRSPDPLRAGQFIARYLGEVITKEKARVREVISLKDQSYLFDLDWYGECRYVVDGQKFGSATRFMNHSCNPNCKMIPVSTVQGDNHHLYDLAFFARRDIPPYTELTFDYNPGATRSEKIDANTVPCLCGESNCRKQLWANRRKGTM, translated from the exons ATGACGACACTAGGCAGGGGTCAGCGACCTAGCCATTCTTCCGAAACTATCATTGACCTGACGATGGACGACACCCAGGAGAACCATATA ATTCCACACAAGCTTGGTGATGAGCCATTGGCAAACATCGTTACTCATCCCTTCATTTCTTCCATAATCCCGCAGAAACGCAACGCCAGAGAGAGTCCCAAAGCTACGCGTACTACACGCACCCGTTCTTCATCTCGGGCTCGCAGCGTGGGTAGCGGTAAGATGAGCGCTGCCGACAGACTTGGCTCCTCTAGCCCTACGACGACGACACAAATCAAGAAGCCTGTTCGCGTAGTGATTCCACGGCCATCTCCTGAGCTCCAGAGGAGGATTGAAGAGACTGAGAAAGACAGCTCTTCATACATTGGGGTTTCGAATAACTTCTTCCCCACGGATCACTTCGAACAGATGGCAGCTCAACGCACCTACCCTCAAGCTAAGCCCAGAGACCCTGCTTCCAAGATTCCTCTTGAAATGAGCCCTGGACCCTGGCCGCTAGCTCAGATTGGGCTAGTCGATGCCACAGAATCCATACGTCGCACACTGAAGTTCAAACTGTCTGTTATCGATGGACCGCAGATCTCATATGATATGGAAGACGTGAAAAACCTCCCCTATCTAGCAACAAACTTCGACTTCATTAACGATTACAAACTCCAAAAAGATGTCAAGACCATTCCATCTGAGTTTGTGGGTGGATGTGGCTGCAGCCCGGCTTGTTTTCTCAAGTGCACCTGTTTAGATAGGACTGAGGAAACCGAGGAGCCCATTGTCCCCTACAGTATTATATATGGCCTACTGACTGCCGAACTTCTCAACCGGGATGCTATGATCTACGAATGCAATCCCAAGTGTGATTGTAGTTCTTCGAAGAGCAAGTGCTGGAACCATATCGTTCAGAAGGGCCGGACCAATCGCCTGGAGATCTTTCATACTGGCAACCATGGTTTTG GTCTTCGTTCGCCTGATCCTCTTCGCGCTGGACAGTTCATCGCTCGGTATCTAGGCGAAGTCATtaccaaggagaaggcgcgGGTTCGCGAGGTGATTTCCCTGAAGGACCAGTCCTACTTATTTGATCTTGATTGGTACGGCGAATGCCGATACGTGGTGGACGGTCAGAAGTTCGGCTCGGCGACGCGTTTCATGAATCATTCTTGCAACCCTAATTGCAAGATGATCCCCGTCTCCACCGTCCAGGGAgacaaccaccacctctaTGACCTTGCCTTCTTTGCGCGCCGCGACATTCCTCCGTATACTGAGTTAACTTTTGAC